From Micrococcus porci, one genomic window encodes:
- a CDS encoding GTP pyrophosphokinase, protein MPRDVDHPPPADDPAPVERPAPGGRGVTSASTALEALRATPLTDLTQLPGEVADALASLRTDFERFDLEYRSALLQVETRLETLQDEFTHLHEYNPIEHIATRVKSPESLLRKAASRGLSLDLDALRSGVTDIAGARVIVSFTEDVYRVFRQFTSQPDIRVLEVEDYIRDPKPSGYRSLHCLVQVPVHLTTGTVPVTVELQFRTIAMDFWASLEHKINYKFAGHVPPAITTELAAAARVAHDLDARMERLHQAVHDAGAGPDEHDDEDDWVGHA, encoded by the coding sequence ATGCCCCGTGACGTGGACCACCCTCCGCCTGCGGACGATCCCGCACCCGTCGAGCGCCCCGCGCCCGGCGGCCGTGGCGTGACCTCGGCGTCGACGGCCCTCGAGGCCCTGCGCGCCACGCCCCTGACGGACCTCACCCAGCTCCCGGGCGAGGTCGCCGACGCCCTGGCGTCCCTGCGCACGGACTTCGAGCGGTTCGACCTGGAGTACCGCTCCGCGTTGCTGCAGGTGGAGACCCGCCTGGAGACTTTGCAGGACGAGTTCACGCACCTGCACGAGTACAACCCCATCGAGCACATCGCCACCCGGGTGAAGTCGCCGGAGTCGCTGCTGCGCAAGGCCGCCTCACGGGGGCTGTCCCTGGACCTGGACGCGCTGCGCTCCGGCGTCACGGACATCGCCGGGGCCCGCGTGATCGTGAGCTTCACCGAGGACGTGTACCGGGTGTTCCGGCAGTTCACGTCCCAGCCGGACATCCGGGTCCTCGAGGTGGAGGACTACATCCGCGACCCCAAGCCCTCCGGCTACCGCTCGCTCCACTGCCTGGTGCAGGTGCCCGTGCACCTCACCACCGGCACCGTGCCCGTGACGGTGGAGCTGCAGTTCCGCACCATCGCCATGGACTTCTGGGCGTCCCTGGAGCACAAGATCAACTACAAGTTCGCCGGGCATGTGCCGCCGGCCATCACCACGGAGCTGGCCGCCGCGGCCCGCGTGGCCCACGACCTCGACGCCCGCATGGAGCGCCTGCACCAGGCCGTGCACGACGCCGGCGCCGGCCCGGACGAGCACGACGACGAGGACGACTGGGTCGGCCACGCCTGA
- a CDS encoding acyl-CoA thioesterase, whose translation MSDSQPRPYEGVLDLRWSDMDLYGHVNNVRILTLTEEARVRALKAWDEGDVGRDVMRVVRAMTTEYERPVEYGPELTAKVWVRALGRTSYTLHHELWQEGVRCVTCDAVMVHLDPETGAPLPHDDARRARLQAVLVPAEG comes from the coding sequence ATGAGCGACTCCCAGCCCCGCCCCTACGAGGGCGTCCTCGACCTGCGCTGGTCCGACATGGACCTCTACGGCCACGTCAACAACGTCCGCATCCTCACCCTCACCGAGGAGGCCCGCGTCCGCGCGCTCAAGGCGTGGGACGAGGGCGACGTCGGCCGGGACGTGATGCGCGTGGTCCGCGCCATGACCACCGAGTACGAGCGCCCCGTGGAGTACGGCCCCGAGCTCACCGCGAAGGTCTGGGTGAGAGCGCTGGGCCGCACGTCCTACACGCTCCACCACGAGCTCTGGCAGGAGGGCGTGCGCTGCGTGACCTGCGACGCCGTCATGGTCCACCTCGACCCGGAGACCGGCGCCCCGCTCCCTCACGACGACGCCCGCCGCGCCCGCCTGCAGGCCGTCCTGGTCCCCGCGGAGGGCTGA
- a CDS encoding FAD-binding oxidoreductase has protein sequence MTCIISVSPDDVLHRLRAALGDAVVTDPAALEPLRADRSGHRSPGAPLAAVRARTVEDVQAACRIAHATGTPLVTRGAGTGLAGGAVAGPGQVVLDLSGMDRILEVAPEDRVAVVEPGVLNGALNRALEPHGLWWAPDPASKEISTVGGNIAMNAGGLLCAKYGVTREAVLGLAVVLADGTLMRLGHRTVKGVTGYDLTALMIGSEGTLGVIVEATLALRPLPEGAVHTLGAFFPDVAVGARAAAAITGAGHVPAIMELMDEATLAAVRAHVSADDAARLPETGAFLLVQADGPGADEQAAAMAELIRSAGGEVTVTADPAEADRLVSLRRTAFPALEALGTPLVEDVAVPRSRMPEMFARIREIEAETGLRIPTSAHAGDGNLHPVVLFGEPSRVGGEDGAQEAIPAEVWAAAGMLFRAGLELGGTLTGEHGVGLLKRAFLKEELGEAQHGLQERIKAVFDPRGILNPGIVFTP, from the coding sequence ATGACCTGCATCATATCCGTCTCCCCCGACGACGTCCTCCACCGCCTGCGCGCCGCCCTCGGCGACGCGGTGGTCACCGACCCGGCCGCGCTCGAGCCGTTGCGCGCGGACCGCTCCGGCCACCGCTCCCCCGGCGCCCCGCTGGCGGCCGTGCGGGCCCGCACGGTGGAGGACGTCCAGGCGGCGTGCCGGATCGCCCACGCCACCGGCACGCCCCTGGTCACCCGCGGCGCCGGGACGGGGCTGGCCGGTGGGGCCGTGGCCGGGCCGGGACAGGTGGTCCTGGACCTCTCCGGGATGGACCGGATCCTGGAGGTCGCGCCGGAGGACCGGGTCGCCGTCGTCGAGCCGGGCGTGCTCAACGGGGCGCTGAACCGGGCCCTGGAGCCGCACGGGCTGTGGTGGGCGCCGGACCCGGCGTCCAAGGAGATCTCCACGGTGGGCGGGAACATCGCCATGAACGCCGGCGGCCTGCTCTGCGCCAAGTACGGGGTCACCCGGGAGGCCGTGCTGGGGCTGGCCGTGGTCCTCGCGGACGGCACGCTGATGCGCCTGGGGCACCGCACCGTCAAGGGCGTCACCGGCTACGACCTCACCGCCCTGATGATCGGCTCCGAGGGCACGCTCGGGGTGATCGTGGAGGCCACCCTGGCCCTGCGCCCCCTGCCCGAGGGCGCCGTGCACACCCTCGGCGCGTTCTTCCCGGACGTGGCCGTCGGCGCCCGCGCCGCCGCCGCGATCACCGGGGCCGGGCACGTGCCCGCGATCATGGAGCTGATGGACGAGGCCACGCTCGCCGCGGTGCGCGCCCACGTCTCCGCCGACGACGCCGCTCGCCTCCCCGAGACCGGGGCCTTCCTCCTGGTGCAGGCGGACGGGCCCGGGGCCGACGAGCAGGCCGCGGCCATGGCCGAGCTCATCCGCTCCGCCGGGGGCGAGGTCACCGTCACCGCGGACCCGGCCGAGGCGGACCGCCTGGTGTCCCTGCGCCGCACCGCCTTCCCGGCGCTGGAGGCCCTGGGCACCCCGCTCGTGGAGGACGTGGCCGTGCCCCGCAGCCGCATGCCGGAGATGTTCGCCCGGATCCGCGAGATCGAGGCGGAGACCGGCCTGCGCATCCCCACCTCCGCCCACGCCGGGGACGGGAACCTGCACCCCGTGGTGCTGTTCGGCGAGCCGTCCCGGGTCGGCGGGGAGGACGGCGCGCAGGAGGCCATCCCCGCGGAGGTCTGGGCGGCCGCGGGCATGCTGTTCCGCGCCGGCCTGGAGCTCGGTGGCACCCTCACCGGGGAGCACGGCGTCGGGCTGCTCAAGCGCGCGTTCCTCAAGGAGGAGCTCGGGGAGGCCCAGCATGGGCTGCAGGAGCGGATCAAGGCCGTGTTCGACCCGCGCGGGATCCTCAACCCCGGGATCGTGTTCACCCCGTGA